The following DNA comes from Bradyrhizobium sp. SK17.
TTGTGCTCGGGGATGATCCTGCCACGGACGAAGATCACCATCAGCGCCGGCACCAGCGTCACCGACAGCAGCGCGGCCGCCGCCATCGCAAACGTCTTGGTGAAGGCGAGCGGCGAGAACAGCCGGCCTTCCTGCGATTCCAGCGTGAAGATCGGCATGAACGACACGGTGATGATCAGCAGGCTGAAGAACAGCGCCGGCCCGACTTCGGCCGCGGCCTCGATCAGGATCGACACCCGCGACTGGCCGGGCTTGGCGCGCTCCAGATGCTTGTGCGCGTTCTCGATCATCACGATCGCGGCGTCGATCATGGCGCCGATCGCGATCGCGATGCCGCCGAGGCTCATGATGTTGGAGCCGATTCCGAGCAGCTTCATCGCGCCGAATGCCATCAGCACGCCGACCGGCAGCATCAGGATCGCCACCAGCGCGCTGCGGACATGCAGCAGGAACACGATGCACACCAGTGCGACCACCACGCTCTCCTCGAGCAGCGTGCGCTTCAGCGTGTCGATCGCCGCATAGATCAGGTTGGAGCGGTCATAGACCGGCACGATCTCGACCGATTTCGGCAGGCTGGTCGCGATCTCCTTGAATCGCTTCTTGACGTTCTCGATCACGTCGAGCGCGTTCACGCCGAAGCGTTGCAGCACGATGCCGCTGGCCACCTCGCCCTCGCCGTTCAGTTCGGCGATGCCGCGCCGCTCGTCCGGACCAAGCTCGACGCGGGCGACGTCGCGCAGCAGCACCGGCGTGCCGTTGTCGGTCTTCAGCACGACATTGCCGAGGTCGTTGATGTCCCTGAGATAGCCCTTGCCGCGAATAACGTACTCGAATTCGGACAGCTCGACGGTGCGGCCGCCGACATCGGCGTTGCTGGCGCGGATCGCATCGCGCATCCGCTGCATGGTGATGCCGCGGTCGCGCATCCGCTGCGGGTCGAGGACCACGTTGTACTGCTTGACGAAGCCGCCGACGCTTGCGACCTCGGCGACGCCCTCCGCCTTGGCCAGCGCGAACTTCAGGTTCCAGTCCTGGATCGTGCGGGTGTCGGCGAGATTGAGCTGCTTCGACATCACGGAATATTGGTAGACCCAGCCGACCCCGGTCGCATCGGGGCCGATGGTCGGCGACACCCCGGCCGGCAGCCGCGACGCCGCGCCGTTGAGGAATTCGAGCACGCGCGAGCGCGCCCAGTAGAGGTCCGTGCCGTCCTCGAAGATGACGTAGACGAACGACACGCCAAAGAACGAGAAGCCGCGCACGACCTTGGATTTCGGCACCGTCAGCATCGCCGTGGTCAGGGGATAGGTGACCTGGTCCTCGATCACCTGCGGTGCTTGCCCCGGATATTCGGTGTAGACGATGACCTGGGTGTCCGAGAGATCGGGGATGGCATCGAGCGGCAAATGCAGCAGCGCATAGAGCCCCGCGGCCGCCGCGAAGCCGGTGCCGAACAGCACCAGCAGCAGATTGCGCGCCGACCAGGTGATGACGCGGGCGATCATGGCCTGCCTCCATCCATCATCTCGCTTCCGCCCGCCGCCTGCTTGCCGCCGGCCTCGGCAAAGCCCTTGATCGCGGCCTTCAGATTGCTTTCGGCATCGATCAGGAAGGTCGCCGAGGTCACCACTGCGTCGCCCTCGGCAACACCGTCGCGGATCTCGACATAGCCGTCGCCGCGCCGGCCGAGCTTGACCTCGCGCGGCTCGAACCGCCCGTTGCCGCGGTCAAGCAGCACGGTCTGCCGGCTGCCGGTGTCGAGGATGGAATTATCGGCAACCGTCAGCACCGGCGCCGCGCTGCCGGTGTCGATCTCGGCATCGACATACATGTCCGGAAGCAGCGCGAGATCGGCGTTCTCCAATTCGATCCGCACCCGCGCGGTGCGCGTCTCCTTGTTGACCTGCGGATAGATCATGCTGATCTTCCCCGCGAACGCACGGCCGGGATAGCTGCGCGCCCGCACCATGACCTGCTGCCCGACCACGATGTTGCCGAGGTCGCGCTCGGCGACGTCGAGCAGCGCCCACACGACGGAGACGTCGGCGATCCGGAACAGCACGTCACCTGGCTGCGCACGCATGCCCTCGATCGCAGCGCGCTGCAACACGATGCCGTCGCGCGGCGACGACCACGGAATTGCGATCGGCACCGTGCGGCTCTTCTCCATCTCGGCAATGACGGCCTCGGGGACGTCGAGATTGGTCAACCGCTGCTTGGAGCCTCGTCCGTAAGGCTCGATACCTGCGGTCGCCTTCGACGTGATGGTCGCGACATATTCGGCCGCGGCGGACGATATCGCCGGGCTATAGACCTCCATCAGCGGCTGCCCCTTGGTCACCCGGCTGCCGGTGGTGACGTCGGCCACCTTCTGCACATAGCTCTCGGCGCGCATCGCGATCACCGAGACGCGCCGTTCGTCGAGCTGGATCGTGCCGGGCGCGCCGACCAGGGTACGGATGCGCCGCATCTCGGCCGGCTCCGACTTGACGCCGGTGCGCTGGACCTTGCCGGGCGACAGCGTGATCGAACCATCGTCGCTGTCCTCGCCGTCATAGACCGGGATGTAGTCCATCCCCATGGAATCCTTCTTCGGCACCGGCGAGGTGTCGGCAAGTCCCATCGGGTTGCGATAATATTTGACCTTGCGATCGCTGGGCGCGGCCGCAGCTTTCGGCTGCGCGGGCTCGCCCGAATGCGCGTCAGCCTCGGGAAAAACCGGCAAGTAGTCGCGCCCGTCGGGCGTCTGCTTCGGCGTCGCCGAGTAGAGCGGCTTGCCGTCGGGATCGCGGTAATAGATCGGCGCAGCACTCTCTGCTGCGCGCGCAGCGGAGACGATGGCAGTGATCGCGAGGCGCGGCGGCAAACCGCGAAGGTTCCATGCGACGCCGGCCGCTGCGACGATCGCAGCGGCAGCACCGGCCCAAACGAGACGCCTCATTGCTCGGCCGTGACGACGAGCTTGTTTTCAACCGAGCCGGTCTCGCCCTGCACCTTGGCGCCGAGCGATAATTGCCAGCGGCCGGCCATGCCGAAGGTCGCCTTGAGCCGGTAGGTGCCGGGTTCGGTCGACGGCATCGGCGTCACCTTGGTGGCCATCTCCTGCATGCCGTCGGGCGCCATGTCGAGCCGGGTCGAGAAGATGATCGCATCTGGAACGGATTTTCCGGTGCTCTTGTCGAGCAGCCGTACCGTAACGACACGATCGGCCCCGGCCTTGACGGTCGGCTGCACGAGCTGGAATTCGTAGTTCTTGATCTCGGCATGAGCGGGCGCGTGGGCCAGGGCAACGCCGATCAGCGCGGCCGCAGCGGCGCGCGCGAGGTGGAGAGACTTCATGGGTGATGATCCTCGATAGGTCTGATGAACCGCGTGAACGGCATGCAAGGCGCGCGCACCGTCAGGCGCACGCGTCAGCGATCAGGCGCTGCAAGCGCCCGTCAGACGTTGGATCGAGGTGGCTGATCCGGAGGCTTGGCGCCA
Coding sequences within:
- a CDS encoding efflux RND transporter periplasmic adaptor subunit gives rise to the protein MRRLVWAGAAAAIVAAAGVAWNLRGLPPRLAITAIVSAARAAESAAPIYYRDPDGKPLYSATPKQTPDGRDYLPVFPEADAHSGEPAQPKAAAAPSDRKVKYYRNPMGLADTSPVPKKDSMGMDYIPVYDGEDSDDGSITLSPGKVQRTGVKSEPAEMRRIRTLVGAPGTIQLDERRVSVIAMRAESYVQKVADVTTGSRVTKGQPLMEVYSPAISSAAAEYVATITSKATAGIEPYGRGSKQRLTNLDVPEAVIAEMEKSRTVPIAIPWSSPRDGIVLQRAAIEGMRAQPGDVLFRIADVSVVWALLDVAERDLGNIVVGQQVMVRARSYPGRAFAGKISMIYPQVNKETRTARVRIELENADLALLPDMYVDAEIDTGSAAPVLTVADNSILDTGSRQTVLLDRGNGRFEPREVKLGRRGDGYVEIRDGVAEGDAVVTSATFLIDAESNLKAAIKGFAEAGGKQAAGGSEMMDGGRP
- a CDS encoding FixH family protein, with product MKSLHLARAAAAALIGVALAHAPAHAEIKNYEFQLVQPTVKAGADRVVTVRLLDKSTGKSVPDAIIFSTRLDMAPDGMQEMATKVTPMPSTEPGTYRLKATFGMAGRWQLSLGAKVQGETGSVENKLVVTAEQ